From a region of the Chitinophaga caseinilytica genome:
- a CDS encoding AAA family ATPase has product MSQQTIDSLREALKFSPDNVPLRLHLAETLLQMDRFDEAEQEFREALAKAPGDKALIGLARVYYRKGAYATCNVILEDLMRTQPDNLDVLLLYTRSLLKENDMDAAIRTYQQLLDIHPEFSDPELDSKLRVRSFTNDMGGDDDEYDEDNLTMFMQKPDITFADVSGMEHVKKEIDVKIIRPMQHPELYKAYGKKTGGSILLYGPPGCGKTMIAKATAGQVNARFINVGLNEILDMYLGNSEKNLHRIFEYARDNTPCVLFFDEIDAIGANRNDMKQSAGRQLINQFLQELDGVEYDNSGILILGATNTPWHMDPAFRRPGRFDRMIFVPPPDQPARTAMLQKKLQNKPVEQVDYEAISKQIPEFSGADIEAVIDMAVEAKLEESFKDGIPQPIRTKDLLAAAKRHRASTREWFSVAKNFALYANEAGLYDDILLYLKNMK; this is encoded by the coding sequence ATGTCACAACAAACGATCGACAGCCTCCGCGAGGCGTTGAAATTTTCGCCAGACAATGTGCCGCTCCGGCTCCATCTCGCCGAAACCCTCCTGCAAATGGACCGGTTCGACGAAGCCGAGCAGGAATTCCGCGAAGCCCTCGCCAAAGCTCCCGGCGACAAGGCGCTGATCGGCCTGGCCAGGGTTTACTATCGCAAGGGCGCTTATGCCACCTGCAATGTGATCCTGGAAGACCTCATGCGCACCCAACCCGATAACCTGGACGTGCTCCTCCTCTATACCCGCTCCCTGCTGAAGGAAAACGATATGGATGCCGCCATCCGCACCTATCAGCAGCTGCTGGACATCCATCCCGAATTCTCGGACCCTGAACTGGACAGTAAGTTGCGCGTCCGCAGTTTCACGAACGATATGGGTGGCGACGATGATGAGTACGACGAAGATAACCTCACGATGTTCATGCAAAAACCCGACATCACGTTTGCGGACGTGAGCGGGATGGAACATGTGAAAAAGGAGATCGACGTCAAGATCATCCGGCCCATGCAGCACCCGGAACTGTACAAGGCCTACGGGAAAAAGACGGGCGGCAGCATTTTGCTGTACGGCCCGCCGGGATGCGGCAAAACCATGATCGCCAAGGCTACTGCCGGACAGGTAAACGCGCGGTTCATTAATGTGGGGCTCAACGAGATCCTCGATATGTACCTCGGCAACAGCGAAAAAAACCTTCACCGTATTTTCGAATACGCGCGCGACAATACGCCCTGCGTGCTTTTCTTCGACGAGATAGACGCCATCGGCGCCAACCGGAACGATATGAAGCAATCTGCCGGCCGCCAGCTCATCAACCAGTTTTTACAGGAGCTGGATGGTGTGGAATACGACAATTCCGGCATCCTTATCCTGGGCGCCACCAATACGCCCTGGCATATGGACCCCGCGTTTCGCAGGCCGGGCCGGTTCGACAGGATGATTTTCGTTCCCCCGCCAGACCAGCCCGCGCGCACGGCCATGCTGCAAAAGAAATTGCAGAACAAACCGGTGGAACAGGTGGATTATGAAGCCATCAGCAAACAAATCCCCGAGTTCTCCGGCGCCGACATCGAAGCGGTGATCGATATGGCGGTGGAAGCGAAACTGGAAGAATCCTTCAAAGACGGCATTCCCCAGCCCATCCGCACCAAAGACCTGCTGGCAGCGGCCAAGCGCCACCGGGCCAGTACACGGGAATGGTTTTCCGTGGCCAAGAACTTTGCCCTGTACGCCAACGAAGCAGGGCTGTACGACGATATCCTCCTGTACCTGAAAAACATGAAATGA
- a CDS encoding tetratricopeptide repeat protein, with amino-acid sequence MDHNMIERAVYLMQHRKYREAETAIQQTLARYPMDTNALGLLAEVKIQLDQHDEALQIVNDTIGLDPADDRLYYQRARIHLNNEDYNAAEADLREAIRLDPQEAGYYATYALLLNQRKKFSEALAMAEQGLQIDPENIYAINARSTALLKLNRKEESFEGMENAFRHDPENAYTHANYGWGLLEKGDSKKALEHFREALRIDPSMQMAQAGMVEALKGRYLVYRLFLKYAFFMAKLSEKFQWAFIIGLYLATRFLSGMATARPELAPYLMPVVYLLIAFAFTTWVMEPVSNLFLRFNKYGKYMLDDKEISASNWVAVSLGVAVAGIIGMLATGGGAGWLVMIYAGISYMIPLSVRNRAFKQQLLMQVYIYGLGALAIAAIATGFMTGKPFSTWSMIYLFGFIAFQWVVNFMMIRRNNR; translated from the coding sequence ATGGATCACAACATGATCGAACGCGCTGTATACCTTATGCAGCATCGAAAATACCGCGAAGCGGAAACCGCCATCCAGCAAACGCTGGCCCGCTATCCCATGGACACCAACGCCCTGGGACTGCTGGCCGAAGTGAAGATCCAGCTGGACCAGCACGACGAAGCCCTCCAGATCGTAAACGATACCATCGGCCTCGACCCGGCAGACGACAGGCTGTATTACCAGCGCGCGCGCATCCACCTCAATAACGAAGATTACAACGCCGCCGAAGCCGACCTGCGCGAAGCCATCCGCCTCGATCCGCAGGAAGCGGGATATTACGCCACGTACGCCCTGCTGCTCAACCAGCGCAAGAAATTCTCCGAAGCGCTGGCCATGGCCGAACAGGGCCTGCAGATAGACCCCGAGAATATTTACGCCATCAACGCCCGCAGCACGGCGCTCCTGAAACTGAACCGCAAGGAAGAATCGTTCGAGGGCATGGAAAACGCTTTCCGCCACGATCCCGAGAACGCCTATACGCACGCCAACTATGGCTGGGGCCTCCTCGAAAAAGGCGATTCCAAAAAAGCACTGGAGCATTTCCGGGAAGCGCTGCGCATCGATCCGTCTATGCAAATGGCGCAGGCCGGCATGGTGGAAGCATTGAAAGGCCGATACCTCGTGTACCGCCTCTTCCTGAAGTACGCGTTCTTCATGGCCAAGCTCAGCGAAAAATTCCAATGGGCCTTCATCATCGGGCTGTACCTCGCCACCAGGTTCCTCAGCGGCATGGCTACGGCCAGGCCCGAGCTCGCACCTTACCTCATGCCCGTGGTATACCTCCTCATCGCGTTCGCATTTACGACCTGGGTGATGGAACCGGTGAGCAACCTGTTCCTCCGCTTCAACAAATACGGCAAATATATGCTCGACGACAAGGAGATCAGCGCTTCCAACTGGGTGGCGGTGAGCCTTGGCGTGGCCGTTGCCGGCATCATCGGCATGCTGGCGACAGGCGGCGGCGCGGGATGGCTCGTGATGATTTACGCGGGCATTTCGTACATGATCCCCCTTAGCGTTCGTAACCGTGCGTTCAAGCAGCAATTATTGATGCAGGTGTATATTTACGGGCTGGGCGCGCTGGCGATCGCCGCGATCGCAACGGGCTTCATGACCGGTAAACCATTCTCCACCTGGTCGATGATTTACCTTTTCGGGTTCATCGCTTTCCAGTGGGTGGTGAATTTCATGATGATCCGGAGAAACAACAGATAA
- a CDS encoding Gfo/Idh/MocA family oxidoreductase — translation MTQFHINRRHFLKGATAALALSTFGAYGLDVINPSKPYRVGLIGTGWYGKSDLFRLIQVAPVEVIALCDADENQLKEAAVLVSQRQKSGKTPKLYRDFGKLLSENQLDIVLVGTPDHWHALQTIAALKSGANVYVQKPISVDVLEGEAMVAAARKYGKVVQVGTQRKSTPHLIDAKKNIVDAGLLGKVHHVEMCCYYHMRANGNPPVQAVPDHFDYDMWTGPAPLRPFDGLPHIRWWRTFMEYGNGIMGDMCIHMFDTVRWMLQLGWPNRISSTGGIYVQKEGKSNIADTQSAIFEYDGLNCTWQHRSWGTPADPKYPWAFTLYGEKGTLRASTMSYDFTPQGQGEPVHKDVVYEKEKYPEDVNEKGIELNAAPATRLHMLNFLEAITSKGRPVADIEEGHISTASCILANISMQTGRPVIYDPKSRIIKNDREATALLQRPYRGNWQHPAALLF, via the coding sequence ATGACCCAATTCCATATCAACCGCCGTCATTTTCTGAAAGGGGCTACCGCGGCGCTGGCGCTTTCCACCTTCGGCGCATACGGCCTCGATGTCATCAACCCTTCCAAACCTTACCGCGTTGGGCTCATCGGTACCGGCTGGTACGGCAAAAGCGATCTTTTCCGGCTGATACAGGTGGCGCCGGTAGAAGTGATCGCCCTGTGCGATGCGGATGAAAACCAGTTGAAGGAAGCCGCCGTGCTGGTATCGCAACGCCAGAAATCCGGCAAAACGCCTAAGCTTTACCGCGACTTCGGGAAATTGCTGTCTGAAAACCAGCTCGATATCGTGCTCGTAGGCACGCCCGACCATTGGCATGCGCTGCAAACCATCGCCGCCCTCAAATCGGGCGCCAATGTATATGTCCAGAAACCGATCAGTGTGGATGTACTGGAAGGCGAAGCCATGGTGGCGGCCGCGCGGAAATACGGCAAAGTGGTGCAGGTGGGCACCCAGCGCAAGAGCACCCCGCATCTCATCGACGCGAAAAAGAATATCGTGGACGCAGGGCTTTTAGGCAAGGTGCATCACGTCGAAATGTGCTGCTACTATCATATGCGCGCCAACGGCAATCCGCCCGTACAGGCCGTTCCCGATCATTTCGATTATGACATGTGGACCGGCCCTGCGCCCCTCCGGCCGTTCGACGGCCTGCCGCACATCCGCTGGTGGCGCACCTTCATGGAATACGGCAACGGCATCATGGGCGATATGTGCATCCATATGTTCGACACCGTCCGCTGGATGTTGCAGCTCGGATGGCCCAATCGCATCAGTTCCACCGGCGGCATTTACGTGCAGAAAGAGGGCAAATCGAATATCGCCGACACGCAATCCGCCATTTTCGAGTACGACGGCCTCAACTGCACCTGGCAACACCGTTCCTGGGGCACGCCGGCCGATCCCAAGTACCCCTGGGCATTTACGCTTTACGGGGAAAAAGGCACCCTGCGAGCCAGTACCATGTCTTACGACTTCACGCCGCAGGGCCAGGGCGAGCCCGTCCATAAAGATGTGGTGTACGAAAAGGAAAAATACCCGGAAGACGTCAACGAAAAAGGCATCGAGCTGAACGCCGCACCGGCCACCCGGCTCCACATGCTCAACTTCCTCGAAGCCATTACCAGCAAAGGCAGACCCGTGGCCGATATCGAAGAAGGGCACATCAGCACGGCCAGCTGCATCCTCGCCAATATTTCCATGCAAACCGGCCGGCCGGTGATCTACGATCCCAAAAGCCGCATCATCAAAAACGACCGCGAAGCCACGGCACTCCTCCAGCGCCCGTATCGCGGCAACTGGCAGCATCCGGCGGCGTTGCTGTTCTGA
- a CDS encoding putative sensor domain DACNV-containing protein: protein MEWKNGTTYQAAAKVAGTIEQHFLRHLDEARAQQDEEGLASVPTARQIEQIIDVAFWASLRKEEGLPTRISIAFLQPTEAGKPLLFEHRLPYSPKVLAKLAPGVERAGVHVGVWEENGEMVIWGTTLTLPKYCFVLDVSEPGLLVVKHRRAAGLGKFINVAVLQGDSVKVVNEQCGIRTDCPNMLTSLLGIHASPLWNHPVNVLIQIAVSMRAHRRGGTLLVTPHQHDKWKESIVQPLTYPVSPAFSGVADLIRQDGEPTSEIYWQNALRREVAYVTGLTAVDGATVINDLHELLAFGTKITRAANSQPVEEVLLTEPVTDRQPLLMHPSRLGGTGHLSAAQFVYDQRDAQALVASQDGYFTVFSWSPDSQIVMAHRIDVLLI from the coding sequence ATGGAATGGAAGAACGGCACCACCTACCAGGCGGCCGCTAAAGTAGCCGGGACGATCGAGCAGCATTTTTTGCGGCACCTGGACGAAGCCCGGGCGCAGCAGGACGAGGAAGGACTGGCGAGCGTGCCCACGGCCCGGCAAATCGAACAGATCATCGACGTGGCCTTCTGGGCCAGTTTACGGAAAGAGGAAGGCCTCCCTACCCGCATCTCGATCGCATTTCTGCAACCCACGGAAGCGGGCAAGCCCCTGCTTTTCGAGCACCGGTTGCCCTATTCGCCCAAAGTGCTGGCCAAGCTGGCGCCGGGCGTGGAGCGGGCCGGCGTGCATGTGGGCGTATGGGAAGAGAACGGGGAAATGGTGATTTGGGGCACTACCCTCACCCTGCCGAAATACTGCTTCGTGCTGGACGTTTCCGAACCGGGGCTCCTGGTGGTGAAGCACCGCCGCGCCGCCGGGCTCGGCAAGTTCATCAACGTGGCCGTGCTGCAGGGCGATTCCGTGAAAGTGGTCAACGAACAATGCGGCATCCGGACCGATTGCCCGAACATGCTCACTTCGCTCCTGGGGATCCACGCCTCGCCGCTGTGGAACCACCCCGTGAACGTGCTGATACAGATCGCCGTGTCTATGCGGGCGCACCGCCGAGGAGGGACGCTCCTCGTGACGCCGCACCAGCACGATAAATGGAAAGAATCCATCGTGCAGCCGCTCACCTATCCCGTATCCCCCGCTTTCAGCGGCGTGGCCGACCTCATCCGGCAAGACGGCGAGCCTACCAGCGAAATCTACTGGCAAAACGCGCTCCGCCGCGAAGTGGCGTATGTCACGGGGCTTACGGCGGTAGACGGCGCCACCGTCATCAACGATCTTCACGAACTGCTGGCCTTCGGCACCAAGATCACCCGGGCCGCCAACTCCCAACCTGTCGAAGAAGTACTGCTCACCGAGCCCGTTACCGACCGCCAACCGCTCCTCATGCACCCTTCCCGCCTCGGCGGCACCGGGCACCTTTCCGCCGCGCAGTTCGTGTACGACCAGCGCGACGCACAGGCGCTGGTAGCTTCGCAGGACGGATATTTCACCGTTTTTTCCTGGTCGCCCGACTCGCAGATCGTCATGGCACACCGGATAGACGTATTACTGATCTGA
- a CDS encoding VOC family protein has translation MQLQTIHHIAIICSDYHRSKRFYTEVLGFSVIAEHYRAARDSWKLDLALNGIYTIELFSFPEPPQRVSSPEARGLRHLAFSVQDIDAAVKSLAAQGVACEPVRIDEFTGKKFTFFTDPDGLPLELYAS, from the coding sequence CTGCAACTGCAAACCATTCACCATATCGCTATCATCTGCTCCGACTATCACCGTTCGAAACGGTTTTACACGGAAGTGCTGGGGTTTTCCGTCATCGCCGAACATTACCGCGCCGCGCGGGACTCCTGGAAGCTCGATCTCGCCCTCAACGGAATATATACCATCGAACTTTTCTCTTTCCCGGAACCACCGCAACGGGTTTCATCGCCCGAAGCGCGGGGATTGCGACATCTCGCGTTTTCCGTCCAGGATATCGATGCGGCGGTGAAAAGCCTCGCCGCGCAGGGCGTCGCCTGCGAGCCGGTGCGCATCGATGAATTCACCGGGAAAAAATTCACTTTCTTCACGGATCCCGACGGCCTTCCGCTCGAGTTGTACGCGTCCTGA
- a CDS encoding lectin-like domain-containing protein, translating into MKRANSLISCLLFSWITASAQSAQQPYILNGSATQQSCNCYVLTPDQLQSSGSVWNKNKISLLQSFDYTFEIYLGCKDQAGADGMGFVLQTKGTNLGGNGQGLGFKGISPSVGILVDTWHNADENDPAFDHLSIQINGVSNHAAPENIAGPTQLLAGKDNIEDCQWHLFRIRWNATAHQLDVWVDGQLRQSVVKDLVGEVFGNDPMVFWGFAAATAGASNLQQFCAALRPKFQFNGGQIFCDGTPVTFLDNSSSFGRITRWYWDLGDGTQLRDPLPPPHLYPEAGKYEVKMVIEDNSGCISDTLKNTVTIGSYPEADFGHDTLCTGAPLQLNDASTVEVGTLGKWRWDFGGGKTSTAQHPVAPYTTPGTYSVTLETTSEEGCGDAVTKDITVYPTPEISATAAHACIGEPTILRAANRTPAITIADWYWEIDGKETIHRQNTAFRFPERGTYAVTAQAISDDGCAAKPIALEAKVTDIGLEAGRDTVVSRGQPLQLHAVATGTNLQYRWWPSTGLSDPSSPETIAVPDRDQLYRLTVRSPEGCVQEDELMVKVYTGPEFYVPTGFTPNNDGVNDRFRVIAPGVTQLSFFRVWDRWGKIVWESKSLSDHWNGEVNGSPASAGTYVWIVEGTDYTGRKFSRRGTVTLIR; encoded by the coding sequence ATGAAGCGCGCCAACAGCCTTATTTCCTGTCTGCTATTTTCGTGGATCACAGCATCGGCACAGTCTGCACAGCAGCCCTACATTCTCAACGGCTCCGCTACGCAGCAGAGCTGCAACTGCTATGTGCTCACGCCCGACCAGCTGCAATCCAGCGGCTCGGTGTGGAATAAAAACAAAATCAGCCTCCTGCAGTCTTTCGATTATACGTTCGAAATTTATCTCGGCTGTAAAGACCAGGCCGGGGCCGACGGGATGGGCTTCGTGCTGCAGACCAAAGGCACGAACCTCGGCGGCAACGGGCAGGGACTGGGCTTCAAGGGGATTTCCCCTTCAGTGGGCATCCTCGTCGATACCTGGCACAATGCAGACGAAAACGATCCCGCGTTCGATCATCTATCCATCCAGATCAATGGCGTATCCAACCACGCGGCGCCGGAAAACATCGCCGGGCCCACGCAATTGCTGGCCGGGAAAGATAATATCGAAGACTGCCAATGGCATCTTTTCCGCATCCGGTGGAACGCAACGGCGCATCAACTGGACGTTTGGGTAGACGGACAGCTCCGCCAGTCGGTCGTGAAGGACCTGGTGGGCGAAGTTTTCGGTAACGACCCGATGGTGTTCTGGGGCTTTGCCGCCGCCACCGCGGGCGCTTCCAACCTGCAGCAATTCTGCGCGGCGCTTCGCCCGAAATTCCAGTTCAACGGTGGCCAGATTTTCTGCGACGGAACGCCTGTTACCTTTCTCGACAATTCCAGTTCGTTCGGCCGCATCACGCGCTGGTACTGGGATTTGGGCGATGGTACCCAACTCCGTGATCCGCTTCCGCCGCCGCATCTCTATCCCGAAGCGGGGAAATATGAAGTGAAGATGGTGATTGAAGACAATAGCGGATGCATTTCCGATACGCTGAAAAACACCGTGACGATCGGTTCCTATCCCGAAGCGGATTTCGGGCACGACACCCTCTGCACCGGCGCCCCGCTGCAGCTCAACGACGCCTCCACGGTGGAAGTGGGCACCCTCGGCAAATGGCGCTGGGATTTCGGCGGCGGCAAAACCAGCACGGCGCAGCATCCGGTGGCGCCGTATACCACGCCCGGAACGTATTCCGTAACCCTGGAAACCACGTCCGAAGAAGGTTGCGGCGATGCCGTCACGAAAGATATTACCGTTTACCCCACCCCCGAAATCTCCGCCACGGCAGCGCACGCCTGCATCGGGGAACCGACCATACTGCGGGCCGCCAATCGCACGCCGGCCATTACGATTGCCGATTGGTACTGGGAAATCGACGGGAAAGAAACCATTCACCGGCAAAACACAGCCTTCCGCTTTCCGGAGCGGGGCACCTACGCCGTCACCGCGCAGGCTATTTCCGATGACGGATGCGCCGCGAAACCCATCGCCCTGGAAGCGAAAGTGACGGACATCGGGCTGGAGGCAGGGCGCGATACGGTGGTTTCCCGCGGACAGCCCCTCCAACTGCACGCCGTGGCCACAGGCACCAACCTGCAATACCGCTGGTGGCCCTCCACAGGGCTCAGCGATCCTTCGTCGCCGGAAACCATCGCCGTTCCGGACAGGGACCAATTGTACCGGCTGACCGTCCGTTCACCGGAAGGTTGTGTGCAGGAAGACGAATTGATGGTGAAGGTGTATACTGGCCCGGAATTCTACGTCCCTACCGGTTTTACGCCGAATAACGATGGGGTGAACGACCGCTTCCGCGTGATCGCGCCGGGCGTTACGCAACTGTCTTTTTTCAGGGTGTGGGACCGTTGGGGCAAGATCGTCTGGGAATCGAAATCGCTGTCCGATCACTGGAACGGCGAAGTGAACGGCAGCCCGGCGTCTGCCGGTACTTACGTCTGGATCGTGGAAGGAACGGATTATACGGGAAGGAAATTCAGTCGCCGGGGAACGGTGACCCTCATCCGCTGA
- a CDS encoding RagB/SusD family nutrient uptake outer membrane protein → MRKNFKYTGAAVLIAGALTIATGCGKDWLVPKPLSFYEPDETFVDAAAMRAGLVACARNARIEYYGDNPPILTEMLFSEVTVEGVTDKSGPPQDLNLLITPDGANENSADRARIYHYWSEGYKGIKYANTIISRIDNAKYASAAERNAILGSAYFHRALRYYRLCMQFGDVPAPMKEIVSPRTDFNSTKRDVILEYIKKDLDSAKDWVTDNVARGEVTKGAVLHLLTKVNLALGKFDDAIASASAVIDGGAYSLMRQPFGATKKNVIWDLHRPENKSIGENREGLFLVIDRFGDGGFDGGMRIMRQAVPFWGSNISTPSGKKGTNDNVNPEFVQSSLYGRGIGRCRPTPYSLYEIWNDPNDLRHAKGNWMNMEDLVYNDMGLKNSNDANYLKPLQLRNAAGGILCTDTIRCWFGWPHYKIFVPDTENSPMQGGHSDWYIFRLAETYLLRAEAYYWKGQTGPAIADLDQVRTRAGCAPFTGTLDIGTILDERARELFFEEPRKTELTRMSIIFARTGKAAPNGKTYTMDRLSDDNFFYDRVIAKNDFYRLGIVTNHGDKFTISPYHIFWPVPAKSIQANVHGVINQNKGYVGTERNEPAKDAVDTKAD, encoded by the coding sequence ATGCGTAAGAACTTCAAATATACCGGCGCTGCCGTCCTGATAGCGGGGGCGCTTACCATAGCAACCGGCTGCGGGAAAGACTGGCTCGTGCCCAAACCGCTTTCCTTCTACGAACCCGACGAAACTTTCGTTGACGCCGCCGCCATGCGCGCCGGCCTCGTAGCCTGCGCCAGGAACGCCAGGATCGAGTATTACGGCGACAATCCGCCCATCCTCACCGAAATGCTGTTTTCCGAAGTGACGGTGGAAGGCGTAACGGACAAATCCGGTCCGCCGCAAGACCTCAACCTGCTCATCACGCCCGACGGCGCCAACGAAAACAGTGCAGACCGCGCCCGCATCTACCATTACTGGAGCGAAGGCTACAAAGGCATCAAATACGCCAATACCATCATTTCCAGGATCGACAACGCGAAGTACGCCAGCGCGGCAGAACGCAATGCCATCCTCGGTTCCGCCTACTTCCACCGTGCATTGCGCTATTACCGGCTCTGCATGCAGTTCGGCGATGTGCCCGCGCCCATGAAGGAAATCGTTTCTCCGCGGACGGATTTCAACTCCACGAAGCGCGACGTCATCCTCGAATACATCAAAAAAGACCTGGATTCCGCCAAAGACTGGGTTACCGACAACGTGGCCCGCGGGGAAGTGACCAAAGGCGCCGTTCTCCACCTGCTCACCAAAGTGAACCTGGCCCTGGGCAAGTTCGACGACGCCATCGCTTCGGCCAGCGCCGTGATCGACGGTGGCGCGTATTCCCTCATGCGCCAGCCTTTCGGCGCCACGAAGAAAAACGTGATCTGGGACCTGCACCGACCCGAGAATAAATCGATCGGCGAAAACCGGGAAGGGCTCTTCCTCGTGATCGATAGGTTCGGCGACGGCGGGTTCGACGGCGGGATGCGCATCATGCGGCAGGCCGTACCCTTCTGGGGCTCCAACATCTCCACGCCGTCGGGTAAAAAAGGTACGAACGACAACGTGAACCCCGAATTCGTGCAAAGCAGTTTGTACGGCCGCGGGATCGGACGTTGCCGCCCCACGCCTTACAGCCTTTATGAAATCTGGAACGATCCCAACGATCTCCGCCACGCCAAAGGCAACTGGATGAACATGGAAGATCTCGTGTACAACGATATGGGCCTCAAGAACAGCAACGACGCCAATTACCTGAAGCCCCTCCAGCTCCGCAACGCCGCCGGCGGCATTCTGTGTACGGACACTATCCGCTGCTGGTTCGGCTGGCCGCATTACAAGATTTTTGTGCCGGATACGGAAAACTCCCCCATGCAGGGCGGCCATTCCGACTGGTACATCTTCCGGCTCGCCGAAACGTACCTGCTGCGCGCGGAAGCTTATTACTGGAAAGGCCAGACCGGCCCCGCGATCGCCGATCTCGACCAGGTGCGCACCCGCGCCGGTTGCGCGCCTTTCACGGGAACGCTGGACATCGGCACCATCCTCGACGAACGGGCCCGCGAACTGTTTTTCGAAGAACCGCGGAAAACGGAGCTGACCCGCATGTCGATCATCTTCGCCAGAACGGGCAAAGCCGCGCCTAACGGTAAAACCTACACGATGGACCGCCTGTCCGACGATAACTTCTTTTACGACCGCGTGATCGCCAAAAACGACTTCTACCGCCTGGGGATCGTGACCAATCACGGTGATAAATTCACGATCAGCCCCTACCACATTTTCTGGCCCGTGCCTGCCAAGTCTATCCAGGCGAACGTGCACGGCGTGATCAACCAGAACAAGGGATATGTGGGAACGGAAAGGAACGAGCCGGCGAAAGACGCGGTGGATACGAAAGCGGATTGA